In a single window of the Renibacterium salmoninarum ATCC 33209 genome:
- a CDS encoding potassium channel family protein — protein sequence MAHYVIMGCGRVGATLAHTLEYSGHSVAIIDQDDRAFRRLRNGFSGRKVTGIGFDRETLRQADIEQAYAFAAVSSGDNSNVLATRVARETFHVEHVVARIYDPGRAEIYQRLGIPTVAAVRWSADQVLRRILPEQSISGDFREPSGRLILSEVSLHDGWIGRHLDDIERASGARVAYLTRFGEGILPGDETSYQQGDTVHVMLEVAKIADIERILATGPAKESE from the coding sequence GTGGCACACTACGTGATCATGGGCTGCGGCCGAGTGGGTGCTACTTTGGCTCACACCCTTGAGTATTCCGGGCATTCAGTAGCAATCATCGATCAAGATGATCGCGCGTTTCGGCGGCTACGCAACGGCTTCAGCGGTCGTAAAGTCACCGGAATCGGCTTTGACCGTGAAACCCTGCGACAGGCCGATATTGAACAAGCCTACGCTTTCGCCGCTGTCTCCAGCGGTGACAACTCAAATGTTTTAGCCACCCGGGTGGCTCGAGAAACATTCCATGTGGAACATGTTGTCGCCAGAATCTATGACCCCGGCCGAGCCGAGATCTACCAGCGCTTGGGTATTCCCACCGTCGCGGCAGTCCGTTGGAGTGCGGACCAGGTACTGCGCAGAATTCTTCCCGAGCAGAGCATCAGCGGTGACTTCCGTGAGCCTTCGGGGCGTTTGATCTTGAGCGAAGTGTCACTGCACGATGGCTGGATTGGCCGTCACCTCGACGACATTGAGCGTGCCAGCGGAGCCCGGGTTGCCTACTTGACCCGATTCGGCGAGGGAATTCTGCCGGGCGACGAGACAAGTTATCAACAAGGCGACACGGTGCACGTCATGCTCGAAGTGGCAAAAATTGCCGATATTGAACGCATTCTGGCCACCGGGCCGGCAAAGGAGTCAGAGTGA
- a CDS encoding DUF3159 domain-containing protein has product MSENSVSQPNPSEEPDSSKESVAKQPSFAELAGQYAANSGITRNEHGQIDIMKAVGGWRGLAETLLPGLVFLVCIIVSGNLTVSLISSIAVAVIFTVVRLVQRGVVIQAFSGLAGIAICALFSGSTGNALDYYVPGFLTNAISIAVILISIVARWPITGLIFGFIRGENLEWRAKADRLRAYQLAAWIVLALFVLRLLVQVPLYFAQNLPALGATRLAMGVPLYALALWLAWMVSRPAATVAADPEHSADVSPEAP; this is encoded by the coding sequence GTGAGCGAAAACAGCGTGAGCCAGCCAAACCCGAGTGAAGAACCAGACTCAAGCAAAGAAAGCGTTGCCAAGCAGCCCTCATTTGCCGAGCTGGCCGGCCAGTATGCAGCAAATTCTGGCATAACGCGCAACGAGCACGGCCAGATAGACATTATGAAAGCAGTTGGTGGCTGGCGTGGGCTGGCCGAAACGCTGCTACCGGGATTAGTCTTCCTGGTCTGCATTATTGTGAGCGGAAACCTGACGGTTTCACTCATCTCATCAATCGCGGTGGCGGTTATTTTTACCGTGGTGCGGTTGGTACAACGCGGCGTGGTCATTCAAGCGTTTTCCGGCTTGGCCGGCATAGCTATTTGTGCACTTTTTTCCGGTAGTACTGGAAATGCTTTGGACTACTACGTGCCAGGGTTCTTGACCAATGCGATCAGCATCGCGGTGATATTGATATCCATTGTGGCTCGATGGCCTATTACCGGCCTTATTTTCGGTTTTATCCGAGGCGAAAACCTAGAATGGCGCGCGAAAGCTGATCGGTTGCGGGCTTATCAGCTCGCGGCTTGGATCGTGCTGGCGCTGTTCGTGCTTCGACTATTGGTGCAAGTGCCGCTCTACTTCGCGCAGAATCTTCCCGCCTTGGGCGCCACCAGGCTTGCTATGGGCGTGCCGCTTTATGCGCTTGCGCTTTGGCTAGCCTGGATGGTCTCTCGACCTGCGGCTACGGTTGCTGCTGATCCTGAGCATTCGGCCGACGTGAGCCCAGAAGCGCCCTGA
- a CDS encoding potassium channel family protein has protein sequence MKVVIAGAGSVGSSIARELLAHGHDILLIDPKPEVIGRSGLLGERWLVGDACEISTLREAKLDEADVVVSATGDDKVNLVVSLLAKTEFGIGRTVGRVNNPKNDWMFDDSWGVDVAVNTPRLMTALVEEAVEIGDLVRLLTLQTGVSSLVEFTVPEDSELVGATVGSIQWPVDATLVAILRDEAPITPSVDDVIDGRDELFFISTIPAEDDLRALLGSRRPNAQDQQQP, from the coding sequence GTGAAGGTCGTCATCGCCGGTGCCGGTAGCGTTGGTTCTTCGATTGCCCGTGAGCTTCTTGCCCATGGACACGACATATTGCTTATCGATCCGAAACCCGAAGTTATCGGTCGCAGCGGCTTACTCGGTGAGCGTTGGCTCGTAGGCGACGCCTGCGAAATTTCGACCCTACGTGAAGCAAAGCTGGACGAGGCCGACGTCGTAGTCTCAGCAACCGGCGACGACAAGGTAAATCTTGTGGTCTCGCTTTTAGCAAAGACCGAATTTGGCATCGGCCGGACAGTTGGTCGGGTAAATAACCCGAAAAACGACTGGATGTTTGATGACTCTTGGGGCGTCGACGTCGCCGTCAACACCCCCAGGTTAATGACCGCTCTGGTGGAAGAGGCTGTTGAGATTGGCGACCTAGTGCGGCTACTCACGCTGCAAACCGGAGTGTCCTCGCTCGTGGAGTTCACCGTCCCGGAAGACTCTGAGTTAGTCGGGGCCACCGTTGGCTCGATTCAATGGCCAGTGGATGCCACTCTGGTAGCAATTCTCCGCGACGAAGCTCCGATCACACCAAGCGTGGACGATGTGATCGACGGACGCGACGAACTGTTCTTTATCAGTACAATTCCAGCGGAGGATGACCTCAGGGCGCTTCTGGGCTCACGTCGGCCGAATGCTCAGGATCAGCAGCAACCGTAG
- a CDS encoding OB-fold nucleic acid binding domain-containing protein — MGNFTAKTELTAISQLPERGRALCRGYIESITIQPGSMSPQFTAVVTDVDKYAPQLSRDRAVEAPRGSHRVRLIWLGRRNVPGIEAGTELRFEGMVARHEGLPTVFNPRYEIIGKPEFQEYPA, encoded by the coding sequence TTGGGTAACTTCACCGCGAAAACTGAGCTAACCGCGATTAGCCAGCTGCCCGAACGTGGCCGGGCACTGTGCCGGGGCTATATTGAATCGATCACGATTCAGCCCGGTTCGATGTCACCACAGTTCACCGCCGTTGTGACCGACGTGGACAAGTATGCTCCGCAGCTTTCTCGTGACCGGGCTGTTGAAGCGCCTCGTGGTAGTCACCGTGTTCGGCTTATTTGGCTGGGCAGGCGGAATGTGCCTGGAATCGAAGCGGGTACTGAACTGAGGTTTGAAGGCATGGTCGCTCGGCATGAAGGATTGCCCACGGTTTTCAATCCGCGATACGAAATCATTGGAAAACCCGAATTCCAGGAGTACCCGGCGTGA